Below is a window of Streptomyces qaidamensis DNA.
GCGCACCTCCACCTCGATGCGGACCGCTTCCCGGGACATCCGCCAGTGGTCGTGCGCTTCCTGCCGCTCGTCGCCGCGCAGGGCCGCCAGGGTGCGGACGACCCGGTCCCGTTCCGGGGCGTCCACCAGGTCGGGCAGGCGTGTGCCCGTGAGGTCGGTGCGGCCGAACACGGTCCCGGCGGACGGGCTCGCGTAGCGGACGGTGGTGTCGTCGTTGACGATGAGGATGACGTCCGAGGCGTTGTGCACCAGGGTGCGGAAGTAGGTCTCGCTTTCCCGTCGAATGACCTCCTGCCGCAGCGCGATGCGCTCTCTCGTCAGCCCCGCGTGCGAGGCGAGCAGCTCCAGGGACCCCCGTATCTCGGCGAGTTGCCGCTCGGAACCGGCTGCCAGCAGCACTCCCGGCAGCTCGCCGCCGGCCGGCTGCTCGGGCTGGACCATGGGGCAGAGCAAAGCGGCCGGCAGCTTGCCGAGCCGCGCGGCGAACCCCGGGCCCAGCGCGGCGGACGGGACGATGACCGTGCGGCTGCGGACCGCCGCGGCGGACCCGCCGTCGTCCGCCCCGGTGGTGCAGCGCTCCAGCCGGTCGTAGAGGCCACGGGCCTCCTCCGCCGACAGCAGGAGGGTCACGTGCCGGGCCTGCGGTCCGAACAGGGACGTGACCGCCGTGTCGCAGGCCCGCGCGATCTCCTCCGGCCAGGAGGCCCCCATCAAGGAGGCGGACGCGGTGCGCAGGGCCAGCTCCCGCGTCATGGCCCTGCGGTGGGCGATGACCATCAGGGTGAGCCGGAAGATCACCAGCAGGAAGAGCAGGCCCGAGAACGCGGCCAGCACGGTCGCGTCGTAGTCCAGGCCGTTGCCCTCCTCGTGCGCGCGGATCGCCGGTGGGATCAGGGTCGCGATGCCGAGCAGCAGCAGCCGGCGCCGGGGTGGCAGCAGCGACTGGGGCGGTGAGTCCGGCGAGGTCAGCCGGACCATCGAGGGGTGCAGCGCGGCCAGTCCCCAGGCGGTGCAGAACACGATGCCTCCGACGGCCGGCAGGGTGTCCGCCTGCCAGGCGCCGTTCAGCCGGAGGATGCTGCGGGCGATGTCGAAGCCGAACAGGGTGACGGCGCCCAGGAGGAGCAGCCGGGCAGCCCGGTTGGTGCCGGGGGAGGGGCTGCGCGCGAGCAGCCGGAGAAGCAGGGCCAGCACCAGGACGTCCCCGAGCGGGAAGGCGACGCTGATCGCGCGCTGCTGCCAGCTCAGCCCCTCCTGCCGGGCCAGCGGCTGCACCAGATAGACCCACAGCGGCAGCGCGAGCCCGCAGGTGATGACCAGGGCGTCGAGCAGCCCGGGCAGGTCGCGGCCCGTCCAGCGGTAGCGCAGCAGACCGGACAGGCCCAAGGCGAGAAGCGGGTACACGGCGAGCCGGCAGGCGTCCGCCGGGGAGGGGAACGAGGCCGACGCGGAGAAGTACGCCTCCTGCGCGTGGGAGAAGGTGCCGGCCGCGGTGAAGACCAGCAGTCCGGCGGCGAGCAGCAGCCACGACCGGGAACCGCGGGGAGGGGGGCGGTGGATCCGCACTCCGGCCAGGACGGCCGCGACCCCCAGCAGCCCGAGGAAGGCCCACAGCGGTGTGCGCACCACCGGCACGGCCACGTACACCGCGGTGAGGAGCCCGGCCGGCGTCAGATAGCCGGCCGCCTGCCGGGCGGCCGGGCCGCCTCTGTCGGCCGACGGGCGCCGCATGGCGGCCTAGTCCTCGGTCTCCGGCGGCCGCGCGGTGCCCGAGTAACCATGCGGATTGAGCAGCTGAAAACGCCAGGCGTCCCGGCACACGTCGGCGAGATCCCTGGTGGGGCGCCAGCCCCAGGCACGCTCCACGGCCGTCGCGTCGGCGACCAGCTCGGCGACGTCCCCGCGGCGGCGAGGTCCGACGTCGTAGGGGATGGGCCTGCCGCAGGCCCGGGAGAACATGTCGACGACGTCGAGGACGGAACTGCCCGTGCCCGCACCCAGGTTGTACACCTGCATGCCCGGCGCGTCGGCCAGGTGGTCCAGCGCCACGCGGTGTGCTTCGACGGCGTCCATGACGTGGAGGTAGTCACGGATCCCGGTGCCGTCGCGGGTCGGGTAGTCGTCGCCGTGGACGGAGAGCTTGTCGCGCCGGCCGACCGCCACCTGCGCGAGGTACGGCAGCAGGTTCTCGGGCGTGTGGCGCGGGTCCTCGCCGAGAAGCCCGCTCGGGTGGGCCCCGGCCGGGACGGGGTAGCGCAGGCACAGCACGGCGTACTCGGGGTGACTGCGGCAGACGTCCGCGAGGATCTGTTCGCAGATCCACTTCGAGGCCGCGTACGGGGTGCCGGGCCGGACGGGCGTGGTCTCGTCGAGCGGACCGCCGCCCGCGTCGCCGTAGATCCAGCAGGAGGACGGGTAGACGAGCCGGTGCACCCCGTGCTCGTGCATGGTCCGCAGCAGGGCGGTGGTGCCGCCGACGTTGGTGTCGTAGTACGCGACGGGCATCCGTGTCGACAGGCCCCCGGCCTTGTGCGCGGCAAAGTGCACGACGGCGTCCACGGAGTGGCGGTCGAAGACGGCCGAGAGGGCGTGCCGATCACGGATGTCCAGCTCGTAGACGGCGCCGACGAACCGGCCGGCGATCCGTTCCACCCGGGCGAACACCTGGGGTGTGCTGTTGGAGTAGTCGTCGACCACGATCACCTCGTAGCCGTGGTCCAGCAGTTCCACGCAGGTGTGGCTGCCGATGAAACCGGCCCCGCCGGTGACAAGGACGGTCGAGGGAGCCCATGGGGATCCGGCTCCTCGAGCGGTCGGCATCTGGTTCCTGCGGGCCATGCCTGGACTCCCGCGTCGGGTGCGGTCGATACCGTATGTTTACGGTGTATATGTACGACTTTGCACCCGACCCCCGAGTCCGGTCAAGGCCGAACCAGCAACTGGAAGTCGAACGTGTAGAGCGAGGCCCGGTAGAGGTGCGTTCCGTACTCGACCGGGCGCCCCGTGTCGTCGTACGCCGTGCGCTGCATGGTGAGCAGCGCCGCTCCCTCCTCCTCGTCCAGGCGGGACGCCTCCCGGGCGGTGGCCGCGCGGGCGCCGACCGTCTGGCGGGCGCTGTGCAGCGTGATGCCCGCCGAGCGCATCATGCGGTACAGGCCGGTCGACTCCAGGCGGGCGGTGTCGAGGTCCAGCAGGGGCAGCGGCAGGTGGTTGCGGAGCAGCGCCACCGGCCGGCCGTGCGTGCGGCGCAGCCGGTCCAGGACGGTCACCTCGCTGCCCTCCGGCACCCCCAGGGCGGCGGCCACGTCACAGGCGGCCGGGACGACCGAGTTGCGCACGACCTCGGTGGTCGGCCCCTGCCCCGCCGTCTCCAGGTCGTCGTAGAGGCTGCTCAGTTCCAGCGGGCGTCTGACCTGACTGTGCACCACCTGCGTGCCCACCCCGCGCCGCCGGACCAGCAGCCCCTTGTCGACGAGGGACTGGATGGCCTGGCGGACGGTGGGGCGGGACAGGCCGAGACGCACGGACAGGTCGACCTCGTTGCCCAGGAGGTTCCCCGGGGCGAGGGCCCCCTGCGCGATCGCCGCCTCCAGCTGCTGCGCGAGCTGGTGGTAGAGCGGCACGGGACTGCCCCGGTCCAGGGCGAAGTCCAGCGAGCCGAGCGCGGAGGCCGCCGTGGTGCGGGCCCGGTCACCGGTCTTCGCCATGGATGAACCCCCCTACGGGTGTCAGGAGTTGCTGGGGAAGCCGAGGTTGATACCGCCGTCGGAGGGGTCCGGCCAGCGGGTCGTGATGACCTTGCCCTGGGTGTAGAAGGCGATGCCGTCGTTGCCGTAGATGTGCAGGTCGCCGAAGAGGGAGTCCTTCCAGCCGCCGAAGGAGTGGTAACCGACGGGGACCGGGATCGGCACGTTGACGCCGACCATGCCCGCCTTGACCTCCAGCTGGAAGCGGCGGGCCGCGCCGCCGTCCCGGGTGAAGATCGCGGTGCCGTTGCCCCAGCGGGAGGAGTTGATCAGCCGGATGGCCTCCTCGTACGTCTCCGCCCGGACGACCGCCAGCACCGGGCCGAAGATCTCGTCCTGGTACGCGTCCGCCGTCACTGGCACCCGGTCCAGCAGGGAGACACCGAGGAAGAAGCCGTCCTCATGGCCGTCGACCGAGAAGCCCGTGCCGTCGACCACGACCTCGGCGCCCTGTTCGGCGGCCGACGTCACGTAGGACGCCACTTTGTCGCGGTGCTCGCGGGTGATCAGCGGGCCCATCTCCGAAGCCGGGTCGTCGCCGGGGCCGATCTTCAGGTTCCTCGCCCGCTCGGCGATCTTGCCCACCAGCTCGTCGCCGATGTCCCCGACGGCCACGACCACCGACACGGCCATGCAGCGCTCGCCCGCCGAGCCGTACGCGGCGTTGATGGCCTGGTCGGCGGCGAGCTCCAGGTCGGCGTCGGGCAGCACCAGCATGTGGTTCTTGGCGCCGCCCAGGGCCTGCACCCGCTTGCCGTGCTCGACGGCCTTGAGCTGGATGTACTTGGCGATCGGCGTCGAGCCGACGAAGGACACCGCCTCGATGTCCGGGTGCTCCAGGAGGCGGTCCACGGCCGTCTTGTCGCCCTGCACGATGTTCAGGACGCCCTCCGGCAGACCGGCCTCGGTGGCCAGCTCGGCGAGCCGGAAGGAGGCCGACGGGTCCTTCTCGGACGGCTTCAGCACGAACGTGTTGCCGCAGGCGATCGCCAGCGGGAACATCCACATCGGCACCATCGCCGGGAAGTTGAACGGCGTGATGCCCGCGACCACACCCAGCGGCTGGCGGATCGAGGCCACGTCGACCCGGGTCGAGACCTGGGTGGACAGCTCGCCCTTGAGCTGGACGGAGATCCCGCAGGCCAGCTCCACGATCTCCATGCCGCGGGCGACCTCGCCGAGCGCGTCCGAGTGCACCTTGCCGTGCTCGGCGGTGATCAGCTCGGCGATCTCGTCGCGGTGGGCGTCGAGCAGCTCGCGGTACTTGAACAGGATCGCCGTGCGCTTGGCCAGGGAGGACTCGCCCCAGCTCTCGAAGGCGGCCCGGGCGGAGGCGACCGCGGCGTCGACCTCGTCGACGGACGCGAACGCGACCTGCTTCTCCTGGGCGCCGGTCGCCGGGTTGTAGACGGGGCCGAACCGGCCGGAGGTGCCCTCGACGGGCTTGCCGTCGATCCAGTGGGTGATGGTCTTCATGGTGCGCAAGGGCCTTTCGTGGAGCTTGAGTTCAAGGAGAGTCAGAGGTGGCGGCGGCGGTCCGCGACCTGGCGGTCGTAGCGCTCGCGGGCCTGAACGGCCGCCTCGCGGGAGGCGGTCTCGGCCACCGGCACGTCCCACCAGGCCTCGGCCGGGGGAGCGGTCGGGGCCGGGTCGGTCTCGACGTACACGCAGGTCGGCCGGTCCGAGGCGCGGGCCGCGGCGAGCGCCTCGCGCAGCTCGCGCACGGTCTTGGCGCGCAGCACGTCCATACCGAGGCTGGCGGCGTTGGCGGCCAGGTCGACGGGGAGCGGGGCGCCGGTGAAGGTGCCGTCGGCGGCCCGGAAGCGGTAGGCGGTGCCGAACCGCTCGCCGCCGGTCTCCTCCGACAGGCCGCCGATCGAGGCGTAGCCGTGGTTCTGGAGGAGGACGATGTTGACCGGCAGGCCCTCCTGGACGGCGGTGACGATCTCCGTCGGCATCATCAGGTAGGTGCCGTCGCCGACCAGCGCCCACACCGGGGTGCCCGGGGCGGCCTGCTGGACGCCGATGCCGGCCGGGATCTCGTAGCCCATGCAGGAGTAGCCGTACTCCAGGTGGTACTGGCGCGGGCTGCGGGAGCGCCACAGCTTGTGCAGGTCGCCGGGGAGCGAACCGGCCGCGTTGATCACCACGTCGTCGTCGCCGACGGCCGCGTCCAGGGCGCCGAGCACCTGCGTCTGGGTCGGGACCGCGTTCTCGTCGTCGGCCCGGTAGGCGGCCTCGACGACCTCCTCCCAGCGCTCCTTGCCGGCGCGGTACTCGGCCTCGTACGCCTGGCTCACGCGGTGGCCGGAGAGCGCCTCCAGCAGCCTCTCCAGACCGGACCGCGCGTCGCACACCAGCGTCCGCGCGGCCAGCTTGTGCGCGTCGAAGCCGGTGATGTTGAGGTTGAGGAACCGCACGTCCGGGTTCTGGAAGAGCGTGCCGGAGGCGGTGGTGAAGTCGGTGTAGCGGGTGCCGACGCCGATCACAAGGTCGGCGGTGCGGGCCAGTTCGTCGCTGACCGCGGTGCCGGTGTGCCCGATGCCGCCGAGGTCGGCGGGGTGGTCGTGGCGCAGCGAGCCCTTACCGGCCTGGGTGGAGGCGACCGGGATGCCGGTGGCCTCCACGAACGCCTTCAGCGCCGCCTCGGCCTCGCTGTGGTGGACGCCGCCGCCCGCCACGATCAGCGGCCGCCCGGCCGACCGGATCGCCTCGACCGCGGCGCTCAGCTCGACCGGGTCCGGCGCGGGGCGCCGTACGTACCAGACGCGCTCGGCGAAGAACTCCTCCGGCCAGTCGTACGCCTCCGCCTGCACGTCCTGCGGCAGGGCGAGGGTGACGGCGCCGGTCTCGGCCGGGTCGGCCAGCACCCGCATCGCCTGGAGCGCCGAGGGGATCAGCGCCTCGGGGCGGGTGATCCGGTCGAAGTACCTCGACACCGGGCGCAGCGTGTCGTTGACCGACACGTCGGCCTCGACCGGGTGCTCCAGCTGCTGGAGCAGCGGGTCGGGGGCGTGCGAGGCGAAGTAGTCGCCGGGCAGGAGAAGCACCGGCAGCCGGTTGATCGTCGCCAGGGCCGCGCCGGTGACCAGGTTGGTGGCGCCCGGGCCGATCGAGGTCGTCACCGCCTGCGCGGACAGGCGGTTCAGCTGCCGGGCGTAGCCGACCGCCGCGTGCACCATGGACTGCTCGTTGCGGCCCTGGTGGAACGGCATCACATCGGCGTACTCGACCAGCGCCTGGCCGACCCCGGCAACGTTGCCATGTCCGAAGATGCCCCAGGTTCCGGCGATCAGCCGACGGCGCACGCCGTCCCGCTCGGTGTACTGGGCGGACAGGAACCGCACCAGTGCCTGGGCGGTCGTCAGTCGGCGGGTGGGGGCGCTCATACGGAGGTCTCCGGGGCGGTGTAGAGGGGGAGGCGGGGGTCGACCGGCTGGTCCGGCCAGGTGTCGCGGACCCAGGCGTGGTCGGGGTGGTCGCAGATCAGCCAGGCGCGCTCGGCCTCCGGGCCCGCCATGACGTTGAGGTAGTACATGTGGTGGCCGGGCGTGGCCATCGACGGCCCGTGCCAGCCGTCCGGGATGAGGACGACGTCGCCGTCGCGGACCTCGGCCAGCACGTCGGTGTCCCGGCCCGGGCCGGAGGGGGACACGCGCTGGTAGCCGAGGCCGGGGACGCCGTCGTGACCGGCGAACTCGAAGTAGTAGATCTCCTCCAGCACGGACTCCTCGCCCGGCCGGTGCTCGTCGTGCTTGTGCGGCGGGAACGACGACCAGTTGCCGCCCGGCGTGATCACCTCGACCGCGATGAGCTTGTCGCACTCGAAGACCCCGGCCGCGCCGAAGTTGTTGACCTGCCGGGAGCAGTTCCCCGTGCCCCGCAGCTCCACCGGCACCTCGGAGGCCGGGCCGTAGCGGGCGGGCAGGCGGCGGGTGCAGCGCGCGCCGGTGAGCGCGAAGCGGCCACCGCCGGCGGACGTCACGGTGACGCGGGCGTCGCGCGGCACGTACGCGAAGTCGCTGACGCCGCTGAACACGTCGGCCCGGCCCTTCAGTTCGAAGGTCTCCTGGCCGAAGTCGTCCCCGGCGGCGACCGTGCAGCCGCCGTTCAGCGGGACGACGATCCACTCGCTGTCACCGGTGTCGAAGGAGTGCGCGCCGCCCGGCGGCAGCTCCAGGACCCGCAGACTGGAGTGTCCCCAGCCGGCCTTCTCGGGCGTGACGTCGACGGCGTAGGGGCCGCCGAGGGCCTTGCCGGCGGGAAGGTGGTACGTCATGGCATCCTCCGGATCACAGCAGACCGACGGCCGTGTCGACCGCTTCTTCCACGCTGCCCCCGGCCGGGTAGAGCAGCGACCGTCCGACGACCATGCCCTGGACGGTGGGCAGCCGCAGGGCCTTGCGCCAGCGTTCGTAGGCGCCCTCCTGGTCCTCGCCCACCTCGCCGCCGAGCAGGACGACGGGCAGGGTGGAGGTCTCCAGCACCTCGGCCATGTCGTCCGGGTCGTCGGTGACGGGCAGCTTCAGCCAGGTGTAGGCGGAGGTGCCGCCGAGCCCGGAGGCTATGGCGACGGAGCGGGTGACGGCCTCGGCGGACAGGTCGTTGCGCACCCTGCCCTCGACCCGCCGGGAGATGAACGGCTCGACGAACAGGGGGAGCCGCAGGTCCGCCATGGCGTCGATGGCCCGGGCCGTGGACTCCAGGGTGGTCAGCGAGCCCGGGTCGTCGTAGTCGATGCGGACCAGGAGTTTGCCCGCGTCGAAGCGGAGCCGCGCGATGTCCTCGGCGCGGTGGCCGGTGAAGCGGTCGTCCATCTCGAAGGCGGCGCCGGCGAGTCCGCCGCGGTTCATCGAGCCCATGACGACCTTGTTCTCCAGCACCCCGAGCAGGAGCAGGTCCTCCAGGATGTCGGCGGTGGCGAGCACCCCGTCGACGCCGGGCCGCGACAGCGCGGTGCACAGCCGCTCCAGCAGGTCGGCGCGGTTGGCCATGGCCAGGCGCCGGTCGCCGACCCCGAGGGCGCCGCGCGCCGGGTGGTCGGCGGCCACGATCATCAGGCGACCGCTGTCGCCGAGCAGCGGGCGCCGCGTCCGCCGGGCCGCCGCCTCGGCGACGGCCTCGGGATTGCGGGCCCGGACCGTGGTGAGGTCGGGGATGCCGATGTTCAAGGAAGGCTCCGTTTCAGTGGCTCGTGCTCGGCGACGGCACCCCGGCGAGGAGGTCCGCGACCTCGGACTCGGTGGGCATCGCGGAGGAGCAGGCGAGGCGCGAGGCGACGAGGGCGCCGGCGGCGTTGGCGTGGCGCATGGTCTTCTCCAGGTCCCAGCCGGCGAGCAGACCGTGGCAGAGCGAGCCGCCGAAGGCGTCGCCCGCGCCGAGGCCGTTGACCACCTCGACGGGCACCGGCGGCACCTCGGCCCGGGTGCCGTCGCGGTGCACGGCCAGGACGCCCTTGGGGCCCTGCTTGACGACGGCCAGCTCCACGCCCGCCTCCAGCAGCGCGTCCGCGCAGGCCTGCGGCTCGCGCACGCCGGTGGCGATCTCGCACTCGTCGAGGTTGCCGACGGCGACCGTGGCGTGCCGCAGGGCCTCGCGGTAGTACGGGCGGGCCTCCTCGGGATCGCGCCAGAACATGGGCCGCCAGTCGAGGTCGAAGACGGTGGTGCCGGACTTGTCGCGGGCCTTGAGGGCGGCGAGGGTGGCGGAGCGGCTGGGCTCCTCGCTCAGGCCGGTGCCGGTGATCCAGAAGATCCGGGCCCCGCGGATGGCGAAGAAGTCCAGCTCGTCGGTGTGGATCTCCAGGTCCGGGGCCTTGGGGCGGCGGTAGAAGTAGAGCGGGAAGTCGTCCGGCGGGAAGATCTCGCAGAACGTGACCGGCGTCGGGTACGCGCCGACCGGGGTCACCCAGCGGTCGTCGACGCCGAAGCCCTTGAGCTCCTCGTGCAGATAGGTGCCGAAGGGGTCGTCGCCGGTGCGTGTGATCACCGCCGTACGGCGTCCGAGGCGGGCCGCGGCGACCGCCACATTGGCCGCGGAACCTCCCAGGAATTTCCCGAACGTCTCCACTTGTGCCAGCGGGACGCCGGTCTGCAGGGGGTAGAGGTCGACCCCGATGCGGCCCATCGTGATCACATCGAAATACTGGGCTGGCTCGGCCATGCGCGACCTCCTCGGGAAGCTGGGGATGCGGGTCCTGGGGCGCCCTGCCACGGTGGGGGCGTGGATCCACGGGACCTGCCGCCCCCCAGGTGTAGGTCTCGGAGGGCGGCGCTGTCAATAGTTTGTACTTACATTCGGACCTGCTTGTGAAATGATGTCTTAACAAAGTATTGACAGCGGGCCTGGCAGCGACTTGTATCCCGTGCCATCGCAACAGTCGGTTTGCGGCATCATGATCCGGACTCCGTAAGGCTCCGGGACCACGGATCCCTTCGTGATCCCTTCCTTTCCCCCGCAGTAGCACAGTGAGGTGCCAGGAAAGATGGACCGCTCTTCTCACCCCCGCTCCCGCAGGTTCGCGCCCGTCATCGCCGTGGCCGCGGCAGCGGCCCTGACCCTCGCCGGCTGCTCCAGCAGTTCCGGAGGCAAGAAGTCCGAGGAAGGCGCGGCAAACGCGTCGGCCGGCAAGGCGACCACCCCGCGCATGACGGTCGCGCTGGTCACCCACCAGGCGCCCGGCGACACCTTCTGGGACACCGTCCGCAAGGGCGCCGAGGCCGCGGCCGCCAAGGACAACATCAAGCTCATCTACTCCGCCGACCCGAACGCCGGCAACCAGGCCAACCTGGTCCAGACCGCGATCGACCAGAAGGTCGACGGCATCGCGGTCACACTCGCCAAGCCGGACGCCATGAAGGGCGTCATAGGCAAGGCGGACAAGGCCGGCATACCCGTCGTCGGCCTCAACTCCGGTCTGAGCGACTGGAAGCAGTTCAACATGCTGGAGTTCTTCGGCCAGGACGAGTCCGTCGCGGGCGAGGCCTTCGGCAAGAAGCTCAACGAGGTCGGTGCGAAGCACGCCCTCTGTGTCATCCAGGAGCAGGGCAACGTGGGTCTCACCCAGCGCTGCGACGGCGTGGAGAAGACCTTCGACGGCAAGCTCGACGTCCAGAACGTCAACGGCGCGGACAAGCCGTCGGTGAAGTCGACGCTCACCGCCAAGCTGAAGCAGGACTCCTCCATCGACTACGTCGTCACGCTCGGAGCCCCGTTCGCGCTGACCGCGGTGCAGTCGGTGAGCGATGCCGGCAGCAAGGCGAAGGTCGCGACCTTCGACCTCAACAAGGAACTCATCCAGGCCGTCAAGAGCGGCGACATCCAGTTCGCGGTGGACCAGCAGCCCTACCTGCAGGGTTACCTGGCCGTCGACGGTCTGTGGCTCTACAAGAACAACGGCAACTACAGCGGCGGCGGCGAGCAGCCCGTGCTGACCGGCCCGGCCTTCGTCGACAAGTCCAACGTCGACAAGATCGCCGAGTTCGCCGCGAAGGGTACCCGGTGATGAGCATGACCCAGCAGGCTGAGCCGGCGGTGACTTCACCGCCGGTCTCCGGCCCGGGCAAGGAGAAGGACGGGCGGACCCAGCAGCGCTCCCTGGTGCTGAGACTGCTCGCTCGGCCCGAGGTGGGCGTCTTCCTCGGCGCCCTGGCCATCCTGGTCTTCTTCCTGATCATGGCGCCGACATTGCGCCAGGGCAGTTCGATGTCGACGGTCCTCTACCAGTCGTCGACCATCGGGATCATGGTCCTGCCTGTGGCGCTGCTGATGATCGGCGGCGAGTTCGACCTGTCCTCCGGCGTCGCGCCGGTCGCCTCGGCGCTGACGGCGAGCATGACCGCCTTCGAGCTGACCCTGAACGTCTGGGTCGGCGTGATCGCGGCCCTGGTGGTGTCGCTTGCGATCGGCTTCTTCAACGGCTGGCTGCTGGTGAAGACCGGGCTGCCGAGCTTCCTGGTCACCCTGGGCACGTTCATGGGTCTGCAGGGCGTGAACCTGGCGGTGACCAAGCTGGTCACCGGCAACGTCGCCACGGACGACATCAGCGACATGGACGGCTTCGACCAGGCCAAGGCCCTGTTCGCCTCGTCCTTCGACGTCGGCGGAGTCAACGTCAAGGTCACTGTCTTGTGGTGGCTGGCTTTCGCGGCGCTGGCCACGTGGGTCCTGCTGCGCACCAAGTACGGCAACTGGATCTTCGCGGTCGGCGGCAACAAGGACAGCGCCCGCGCCGTCGGCGTCCCGGTGAACTTCACCAAGATCTCGCTGTTCGTGCTGGTCGGTTTCGGCGCCTGGTTCGTCGGCATGCACAACCTGTTCCAGTACAACACCGTGCAGTCCGGTGAGGGCGTGGGCAACGAGCTGATCTACATCGCCGCGGCGGTGGTCGGCGGCTGTCTGCTGACCGGCGGTTACGGCACGATCATCGGCCCGGTCTTCGGCGCGTTCATGTTCGGCCTGGTCCAGTTGGGCATCGTCTACGCCACCTGGAACCCCGACTGGTTCAAGACCTTCCTCGGCGTGATGCTCGTAGGCGCCACCCTCGTCAATCTGTGGGTCCGCAAGCAAGCGACCCGGAGGTGATCGGAATGACAAGCAACTCCACCGGCACCCACGGGGCCGTTCTGAAGGACACCCGGCCCGCGGACGAGCGTCCCGTGATCGAGCTGAAGGCCGCGGGCAAGTCCTACGGCAACATCCGCGCCCTGCACGGCGTGAGCCTGGAAGTCCACCCCGGCAAGGTGACCTGCGTCCTCGGCGACAACGGCGCCGGCAAGTCCACCCTCATCAAGATCATCTCGGGTCTGCACCAGCACACCGAGGGCGAGTTCCTCGTCGACGGCGAACCAGTGCGCTTCTCCACCCCGCGCGAGGCCCTCGACAAGGGCATCGCCACGGTGTACCAGGACCTCGCCGTCGTCCCGCTGATGCCGGTGTGGCGCAACTTCTTCCTCGGCTCCGAGATGACCAAGGGCCCCTGGCCGGTGCGCCGTCTCGACATCGAGAAGATGAAGAAGACCGCCGACGAGGAACTGCGCAACATGGGCATCGTCCTCGACGACATGGAACAGCCCATCGGCACGCTCTCCGGCGGCCAGCGCCAGTGCGTCGCCATCGCCCGCGCCGTCTACTTCGGCGCCCGCGTCCTCATCCTGGACGAGCCGACCGCCGCCCTCGGCGTCAAGCAGTCCGGTGTGGTGCTGAAGTACATCGCCGCCGCCCGCGAGAAGGGCCTCGGCGTCATCTTCATCACCCACAACCCGCACCATGCCTACATGGTCGGCGACCACTTCAGCGTGCTGCGCCTGGGCACCATGGAACTGTCCGCCTCCCGCAGCGAGGTCAGCCTCGAAGAGCTGACCAACCACATGGCCGGCGGTACCGAACTGGCCTCCCTCAAGCACGAGTTGGCGCAGGTCCGTGGCGTCGACGTCGAAGAGCTCCCCGAAGACGGGGACCTCACCGCTCCCGTAGGCACGTCCTCGGAA
It encodes the following:
- a CDS encoding putative bifunctional diguanylate cyclase/phosphodiesterase, whose translation is MRRPSADRGGPAARQAAGYLTPAGLLTAVYVAVPVVRTPLWAFLGLLGVAAVLAGVRIHRPPPRGSRSWLLLAAGLLVFTAAGTFSHAQEAYFSASASFPSPADACRLAVYPLLALGLSGLLRYRWTGRDLPGLLDALVITCGLALPLWVYLVQPLARQEGLSWQQRAISVAFPLGDVLVLALLLRLLARSPSPGTNRAARLLLLGAVTLFGFDIARSILRLNGAWQADTLPAVGGIVFCTAWGLAALHPSMVRLTSPDSPPQSLLPPRRRLLLLGIATLIPPAIRAHEEGNGLDYDATVLAAFSGLLFLLVIFRLTLMVIAHRRAMTRELALRTASASLMGASWPEEIARACDTAVTSLFGPQARHVTLLLSAEEARGLYDRLERCTTGADDGGSAAAVRSRTVIVPSAALGPGFAARLGKLPAALLCPMVQPEQPAGGELPGVLLAAGSERQLAEIRGSLELLASHAGLTRERIALRQEVIRRESETYFRTLVHNASDVILIVNDDTTVRYASPSAGTVFGRTDLTGTRLPDLVDAPERDRVVRTLAALRGDERQEAHDHWRMSREAVRIEVEVRCRDLRQDPTVGGLVVTLRDVTEQRQLEHELTQRAFHDSLTGLPNRTLLLERTERALRRGHRESTTTCLLFIDLDDFKIVNDTLGHSVGDRLLCAVAERLSGTLRRTDTAARLGGDEFAVLVEDADQPIDAEVLAAHVVRTLSRPFHLAVESVSVSASVGVATAKDSTDAGELLALADLALYAAKASGKRTWRRFQPQQRIRVVERHALQARLDHAISKEQFGLRYQPVVDIAAGRVVGFEALARWPELGPDPVPPGQFIPLAEETGHISTLGAWVLRRSTADIARLQRRTPHLDPPPYLSVNVSTRQWRDRNFLDEVCAALDATGLAAGTLQLELTESVLMQRTDQIDAQIQALKDRGVRIAVDDFGTGFSSLRYLRDFPIDVLKIDKSFIDGIPHDPQQVALVEGIVHLAETLDLQVIAEGIEEQPQRDLLADIGCRYGQGFLFARPMTVEQGEAVLRERNGHGRTDR
- the galE gene encoding UDP-glucose 4-epimerase GalE, which gives rise to MARRNQMPTARGAGSPWAPSTVLVTGGAGFIGSHTCVELLDHGYEVIVVDDYSNSTPQVFARVERIAGRFVGAVYELDIRDRHALSAVFDRHSVDAVVHFAAHKAGGLSTRMPVAYYDTNVGGTTALLRTMHEHGVHRLVYPSSCWIYGDAGGGPLDETTPVRPGTPYAASKWICEQILADVCRSHPEYAVLCLRYPVPAGAHPSGLLGEDPRHTPENLLPYLAQVAVGRRDKLSVHGDDYPTRDGTGIRDYLHVMDAVEAHRVALDHLADAPGMQVYNLGAGTGSSVLDVVDMFSRACGRPIPYDVGPRRRGDVAELVADATAVERAWGWRPTRDLADVCRDAWRFQLLNPHGYSGTARPPETED
- a CDS encoding GntR family transcriptional regulator — encoded protein: MAKTGDRARTTAASALGSLDFALDRGSPVPLYHQLAQQLEAAIAQGALAPGNLLGNEVDLSVRLGLSRPTVRQAIQSLVDKGLLVRRRGVGTQVVHSQVRRPLELSSLYDDLETAGQGPTTEVVRNSVVPAACDVAAALGVPEGSEVTVLDRLRRTHGRPVALLRNHLPLPLLDLDTARLESTGLYRMMRSAGITLHSARQTVGARAATAREASRLDEEEGAALLTMQRTAYDDTGRPVEYGTHLYRASLYTFDFQLLVRP
- a CDS encoding CoA-acylating methylmalonate-semialdehyde dehydrogenase, encoding MKTITHWIDGKPVEGTSGRFGPVYNPATGAQEKQVAFASVDEVDAAVASARAAFESWGESSLAKRTAILFKYRELLDAHRDEIAELITAEHGKVHSDALGEVARGMEIVELACGISVQLKGELSTQVSTRVDVASIRQPLGVVAGITPFNFPAMVPMWMFPLAIACGNTFVLKPSEKDPSASFRLAELATEAGLPEGVLNIVQGDKTAVDRLLEHPDIEAVSFVGSTPIAKYIQLKAVEHGKRVQALGGAKNHMLVLPDADLELAADQAINAAYGSAGERCMAVSVVVAVGDIGDELVGKIAERARNLKIGPGDDPASEMGPLITREHRDKVASYVTSAAEQGAEVVVDGTGFSVDGHEDGFFLGVSLLDRVPVTADAYQDEIFGPVLAVVRAETYEEAIRLINSSRWGNGTAIFTRDGGAARRFQLEVKAGMVGVNVPIPVPVGYHSFGGWKDSLFGDLHIYGNDGIAFYTQGKVITTRWPDPSDGGINLGFPSNS